In Maridesulfovibrio frigidus DSM 17176, a genomic segment contains:
- the rpsL gene encoding 30S ribosomal protein S12 yields the protein MPTINQLIRKGREKQIKRKKTPALQACPQRRGVCTRVYTTTPKKPNSALRKVARVRLTNGMEATAYIGGEGHNLQEHSVVLIRGGRVKDLPGVRYHIVRGSLDTAGVADRRKGRSKYGAKRPK from the coding sequence ATGCCAACCATCAATCAGCTCATAAGAAAAGGGCGCGAAAAGCAGATCAAGCGTAAAAAGACTCCTGCTCTTCAAGCTTGCCCACAGCGTCGTGGCGTTTGCACAAGAGTGTACACCACAACCCCTAAAAAGCCTAACTCCGCACTACGCAAAGTAGCTCGTGTACGTTTAACAAATGGCATGGAAGCAACTGCTTACATCGGTGGTGAAGGTCATAACCTTCAGGAACATTCCGTGGTACTTATCCGTGGTGGTCGAGTAAAAGATTTACCTGGTGTTCGTTACCATATCGTTCGCGGCTCACTTGATACCGCTGGTGTCGCTGATCGTCGTAAAGGTCGTTCCAAGTACGGCGCAAAGCGTCCTAAATAG
- the fusA gene encoding elongation factor G produces MSSKIARDKMRNIGIMAHIDAGKTTTTERILYYTGVSHKIGEVHDGEATMDWMVQEQERGITITSAATTCYWKENRINIIDTPGHVDFTMEVERALRVLDGAVAVFDAVAGVEPQSETVWRQADRYSVPRIAFINKMDRTGADFYRCVDMLRDRLGAKAIPLQLPIGNEENFLGVVCLVTGKAYTYHDDTMGKDYSVEEIPADMMDQYESARLEMIEAIAEENEELLDKYLGGDELTAEEINTGIRAATISLKICPVLCGTAFKNKGVQPLLDAVIEYLPSPLDIAPMIGIDPDTDKEIACPCDDDLPLAALSFKLMTDPFVGHLTFLRVYSGKIVSGDTFINAGNGKKERIGRLLKMHANKREEIKVAYAGDIVAAVGLKSMATGDTLAELKKAVVLESLDIPEPVIEVAIEPKTKADRDLLSAGLAKLAKEDPSFRVHGDEETGQTLIAGMGELHLEIIVDRLLREFNVNANVGAPRVSYRESITKSVESNLKYAKQSGGRGQYGHVVVTIEPNTENEFDFIDQIKGGIIPKEYIPAVGRGIHDAMKNGVIAGFPLVDIKATLTYGSYHDVDSSEQAFYIAGSMALKDAVKRAGPQLLEPIMAVEVVTPDDYLGDVMGDLNGRRGKVSNMEGRANAQVIKCDVPLSEMFGYATDLRSKTQGRATFSMQFDHYEAVPASIAEELINKS; encoded by the coding sequence GTGTCATCAAAGATTGCAAGAGATAAAATGCGTAATATCGGTATCATGGCCCACATTGATGCTGGTAAAACAACTACTACTGAACGTATTCTATACTACACAGGCGTATCGCATAAGATAGGCGAAGTTCATGATGGCGAAGCTACCATGGATTGGATGGTTCAGGAGCAGGAACGTGGTATCACTATCACTAGTGCTGCAACCACCTGTTACTGGAAAGAGAATCGTATTAACATTATTGATACTCCTGGTCATGTTGACTTCACAATGGAAGTTGAACGTGCACTACGTGTACTTGACGGCGCTGTAGCAGTATTTGATGCTGTTGCCGGTGTTGAGCCTCAGTCTGAGACCGTATGGCGTCAGGCTGATAGATATAGTGTTCCTCGTATTGCTTTCATTAATAAAATGGACCGTACTGGTGCTGATTTCTATCGCTGTGTAGACATGCTTAGAGATCGTCTTGGTGCGAAAGCTATACCGCTTCAGCTTCCAATTGGTAATGAAGAGAATTTCCTCGGAGTTGTCTGCCTAGTAACAGGTAAAGCTTATACGTATCATGATGATACTATGGGTAAAGATTACAGCGTTGAAGAAATTCCTGCAGATATGATGGATCAGTACGAGTCTGCAAGACTCGAAATGATTGAAGCTATCGCAGAAGAGAATGAAGAACTGCTTGATAAGTACCTCGGTGGTGATGAACTTACTGCTGAAGAAATTAACACAGGTATCCGTGCAGCTACAATCAGTTTGAAAATATGTCCTGTTCTTTGCGGTACCGCATTTAAGAACAAGGGTGTACAGCCACTGCTTGATGCTGTTATTGAATATCTTCCTTCTCCTCTTGATATCGCTCCAATGATCGGTATTGACCCAGATACTGACAAAGAAATAGCATGTCCTTGTGATGACGATCTGCCACTCGCAGCTCTTTCATTCAAGCTCATGACAGATCCTTTTGTCGGTCATCTTACTTTCCTTCGAGTTTACTCCGGTAAAATCGTCAGTGGTGATACTTTCATCAACGCTGGTAACGGAAAGAAGGAACGCATTGGTCGTCTCCTAAAGATGCACGCTAACAAGCGTGAAGAAATTAAGGTTGCGTATGCAGGGGATATCGTAGCTGCTGTTGGACTTAAGTCCATGGCAACTGGTGACACTCTTGCAGAACTCAAAAAAGCTGTTGTTCTGGAATCCCTTGATATCCCAGAACCAGTTATTGAAGTCGCAATTGAGCCTAAAACCAAAGCTGATAGAGACCTTCTTAGTGCTGGTCTTGCTAAGCTTGCAAAAGAAGATCCTTCTTTCCGCGTCCATGGTGACGAAGAAACAGGGCAGACTCTTATTGCTGGTATGGGCGAACTTCACCTCGAAATCATCGTTGATAGGCTCCTTCGTGAGTTCAACGTTAATGCTAACGTAGGTGCTCCTAGAGTTTCCTATCGTGAAAGTATTACTAAGAGTGTTGAATCCAATCTCAAATACGCTAAGCAGTCTGGTGGACGTGGTCAGTATGGACATGTTGTCGTCACCATCGAACCAAATACTGAAAACGAATTTGATTTCATTGATCAGATTAAGGGCGGAATTATTCCTAAGGAATACATTCCAGCAGTTGGACGCGGTATTCATGACGCCATGAAGAACGGTGTAATTGCCGGATTCCCTCTTGTAGATATTAAAGCAACATTGACCTACGGTTCTTACCATGACGTTGACTCCTCTGAGCAGGCTTTCTACATCGCCGGTTCTATGGCTCTCAAAGACGCGGTAAAACGTGCTGGTCCACAGCTTCTAGAGCCTATCATGGCTGTTGAAGTTGTTACCCCTGATGATTACCTCGGTGATGTTATGGGTGACCTTAACGGTCGTCGTGGTAAAGTAAGCAACATGGAAGGCCGCGCTAACGCTCAGGTCATTAAATGTGATGTTCCTCTTAGTGAGATGTTCGGTTATGCAACCGACCTTCGCTCCAAGACTCAGGGACGTGCCACATTCTCCATGCAGTTTGACCACTACGAAGCAGTTCCTGCAAGCATCGCTGAAGAGTTGATCAACAAAAGTTAA
- the rpsJ gene encoding 30S ribosomal protein S10, with the protein MVSMTNDRIRIKLKAYDYRILDKAVTEIVDTARNTGAAIAGPIPLPTQIHRTTVQKSVHVDKKSRDQFEMRIHKRLLDILEPTQQTVDALGKLSLPAGVDVEIKL; encoded by the coding sequence ATGGTTTCTATGACTAATGATCGAATTCGGATCAAGCTCAAGGCTTACGATTACCGTATCCTTGATAAAGCTGTAACTGAGATTGTGGACACTGCCCGCAATACCGGTGCCGCAATCGCTGGACCCATCCCATTGCCTACACAGATTCACCGCACAACAGTGCAGAAGTCTGTGCACGTAGACAAAAAGTCTCGTGATCAGTTTGAGATGCGTATCCATAAGCGCCTGCTTGATATCCTTGAGCCCACCCAACAGACTGTTGATGCACTAGGTAAGCTTAGCTTGCCAGCAGGCGTTGACGTCGAAATCAAGCTATAG
- the rpsG gene encoding 30S ribosomal protein S7, giving the protein MPRKGPVPKRQTLPDPVYGSQLATKFMNRLMFHGKKSVAEKIFYEALAYLGEKTQEDPIKAFEKAIENVKPHAEVKSRRVGGATYQVPVEVRPERQGSLAIRWLINFARSRGEKGMVARLSGEFLDAYNKRGGAVKKKEDVHRMAEANKAFAHYRW; this is encoded by the coding sequence ATGCCTCGTAAAGGTCCAGTACCAAAGAGACAAACTCTTCCCGATCCAGTATACGGAAGCCAGCTTGCAACTAAGTTCATGAACAGACTTATGTTCCACGGTAAGAAAAGTGTTGCTGAAAAGATTTTCTATGAAGCTCTCGCTTATCTTGGCGAAAAAACACAGGAAGATCCTATCAAAGCTTTCGAAAAAGCTATTGAAAATGTTAAACCTCACGCGGAAGTTAAATCCCGTCGTGTAGGTGGAGCAACTTATCAGGTGCCTGTTGAAGTTCGTCCTGAGCGTCAGGGATCCCTGGCAATCAGATGGTTGATTAACTTCGCTCGTTCTAGAGGTGAGAAAGGTATGGTCGCTCGTCTTAGCGGTGAATTCCTCGACGCTTACAATAAGCGCGGCGGAGCTGTTAAGAAGAAAGAAGACGTTCATCGTATGGCTGAAGCTAACAAAGCTTTTGCTCATTACCGCTGGTAA